A window of Mucilaginibacter paludis DSM 18603 contains these coding sequences:
- a CDS encoding PRC-barrel domain-containing protein, whose translation MERNINSLTGYSLKASNGEIGDVKEFYFDDETWKIEYLVIKTGGWLSGREVLIAPHAVKKVDWLNRFFKVSLTKKQVENSPDIDIHKPVYRQHEIELYDHYAWEGYWLSGFYPGGYLGVSIPFPSIEGKGTMPPSSDEKGSKDDLHLRSTKKVTGYHVHAKDGDIGHIHDFVVDDQTWQLLYLVIDTHNWLGGKKVIIAVADILKVDWDNSKVYVDLTISAVKKSKLFKETVFNPWETEREIKVTLPVIPMEIL comes from the coding sequence ATGGAACGAAACATAAACAGCTTAACAGGCTATAGTTTAAAAGCTTCAAACGGGGAAATCGGAGACGTTAAAGAATTCTATTTTGACGATGAAACCTGGAAAATAGAATACTTAGTCATCAAGACCGGCGGCTGGCTATCCGGTCGTGAAGTTTTGATCGCACCGCATGCAGTAAAAAAGGTGGATTGGCTTAATCGTTTTTTTAAGGTCAGTCTTACAAAAAAACAGGTCGAAAATAGCCCGGATATCGATATCCATAAACCTGTTTATCGTCAGCACGAAATCGAGTTATATGATCACTATGCCTGGGAAGGTTATTGGTTGAGTGGATTTTATCCCGGTGGTTATCTGGGTGTTAGTATTCCCTTTCCGTCAATTGAAGGTAAAGGCACTATGCCACCATCCAGCGATGAAAAAGGATCTAAGGATGATTTGCATTTGCGCAGTACTAAAAAAGTAACCGGGTACCATGTTCATGCAAAGGACGGCGATATCGGGCATATTCACGATTTTGTCGTTGACGACCAGACCTGGCAGCTATTATACCTGGTTATTGACACCCATAACTGGTTAGGAGGAAAGAAAGTTATTATAGCGGTAGCTGATATTCTTAAAGTGGACTGGGATAATTCCAAAGTATATGTAGATCTTACTATTTCAGCGGTTAAAAAAAGTAAGCTATTTAAAGAAACTGTATTTAATCCATGGGAAACAGAACGCGAGATAAAAGTTACTTTACCTGTCATTCCGATGGAAATTTTATAA
- a CDS encoding class I fructose-bisphosphate aldolase, with the protein MNEQTLITTAKALTAGYKGLLAMDESNSTCNKRFEAIGIPQTVEYRRAYRELIITTPDLGKYVSGVILYDETIRQQKKDGTTFIKVILDAGIIPGIKVDIGAKQLAGHPGEKVTEGLDGLRDRLKAYALMGACFAKWRGVISTDDTLPTHGCIAANAQALARYAALCQEAGLVPVIEPEVLMDGDHSIHQCFDVTEECLRAVFAALYLQNVMLEGIILKPNMVLPGLSCEVQESIDEIADATIKCLLRNVPAAVPGIAFLSGGQPAELATARLNAMNVRFKSGMPWDIAFSFARAIQQPALEIWKGYEANVLAAQQALYHRVTCNAAARRGEYNMDVENAGQSGT; encoded by the coding sequence ATGAATGAACAGACACTCATAACGACCGCCAAGGCGCTGACAGCAGGCTATAAGGGCTTGCTGGCTATGGATGAAAGTAATAGCACCTGTAACAAAAGGTTTGAAGCCATCGGGATTCCGCAAACCGTAGAATATCGCAGAGCTTATCGGGAATTGATCATTACTACGCCGGATCTGGGCAAGTATGTCAGCGGGGTGATCCTTTACGATGAAACCATCCGTCAGCAAAAGAAAGATGGTACAACGTTTATAAAAGTCATCCTTGATGCAGGTATTATACCGGGAATAAAAGTTGACATAGGCGCAAAACAACTGGCAGGGCATCCCGGAGAAAAGGTGACGGAAGGTTTGGATGGATTACGTGACCGGCTAAAAGCGTATGCGCTAATGGGTGCCTGTTTTGCTAAATGGCGTGGCGTTATCAGTACTGATGATACTTTGCCAACCCATGGCTGTATAGCGGCAAATGCCCAGGCACTGGCACGTTATGCCGCCCTATGCCAGGAAGCTGGACTCGTACCTGTTATAGAACCGGAAGTGCTGATGGATGGCGACCATAGCATCCATCAGTGCTTCGATGTAACGGAGGAATGTTTACGAGCAGTTTTTGCCGCGTTATACCTGCAGAATGTGATGCTGGAGGGAATAATATTGAAACCCAATATGGTACTGCCGGGATTGTCTTGCGAGGTACAGGAATCGATAGATGAAATTGCTGATGCTACGATAAAATGCCTGTTGCGAAACGTGCCGGCAGCGGTGCCAGGCATCGCTTTCTTATCAGGTGGCCAGCCCGCCGAACTGGCTACTGCCAGGCTGAATGCAATGAATGTACGATTCAAATCGGGCATGCCATGGGATATTGCCTTTTCTTTTGCCCGTGCCATTCAGCAACCAGCGCTGGAAATATGGAAAGGGTATGAAGCTAACGTTTTAGCAGCGCAGCAGGCCTTATATCACCGTGTGACGTGTAATGCCGCTGCCCGTCGAGGGGAATATAACATGGATGTCGAGAACGCTGGCCAAAGCGGTACTTAA